A region of Thermobifida halotolerans DNA encodes the following proteins:
- a CDS encoding lasso peptide biosynthesis B2 protein, which yields MSLFVAFQRNDVRLSLRANLAARCAVGLARLLARRPPERIRAVLERLRRGVRPAGHEEAKDAYDAVLAVSLRCAGPEACLQRSLAVVLLCRLRGHWATWCVGVPKRPPFAGHAWVEAEGRLVEEGVGYDYFSRLFSVG from the coding sequence ATGAGCCTGTTCGTGGCGTTCCAGCGCAACGACGTCAGACTCTCCCTCCGCGCGAACCTGGCCGCGCGCTGCGCGGTGGGGCTGGCGCGGCTGCTGGCGCGCCGCCCTCCCGAACGCATCCGCGCGGTCCTGGAGCGGCTGCGCCGCGGGGTGCGGCCCGCCGGCCACGAGGAGGCCAAGGACGCCTACGACGCGGTGTTGGCGGTGAGTCTGCGCTGCGCCGGTCCCGAGGCGTGCCTGCAGCGCTCCCTGGCGGTCGTGCTGCTGTGCCGGTTGCGCGGGCACTGGGCCACCTGGTGCGTGGGCGTGCCCAAGCGGCCGCCCTTCGCCGGGCACGCCTGGGTCGAGGCCGAGGGCCGCCTGGTCGAGGAAGGCGTCGGCTACGACTACTTCAGCCGCCTGTTCAGCGTGGGCTGA
- a CDS encoding lasso peptide biosynthesis PqqD family chaperone, with translation METTGAEFRLRSDVSVAETDYGMVLLDSRSGEYWQLNDTGAEIVRLLLDGRATEDVVRFLVEEYEVDSADAARDVDALVASMLDSGMVVR, from the coding sequence GTGGAGACAACAGGAGCTGAGTTCCGGCTGCGTTCGGACGTCTCGGTGGCCGAGACCGACTACGGCATGGTGCTGCTGGACAGCCGGAGCGGAGAGTACTGGCAGCTCAACGACACGGGAGCGGAGATCGTCCGCCTGCTGCTCGACGGGCGCGCCACCGAGGACGTCGTCCGTTTCCTGGTGGAGGAGTACGAGGTGGACTCCGCCGACGCCGCACGCGACGTCGACGCCCTCGTCGCGAGCATGCTCGACTCCGGGATGGTCGTCCGATGA
- a CDS encoding asparagine synthase-related protein, whose amino-acid sequence MVGRTSPYFAVFPDEGASGRAADRLPPDHILARHRSGRPWIVGSLPDDQFRLVEAGERRLAVIGRCPAGPDLLRAELDRLDDVARLDRIAHALPGSFHLVAVVGDRMRVQGTASGLRRIFHAPVGSARVVCDRSDVLADLLGVAPDPDVLALRMFNALPYPLGEDSVWPGVEPVPPGHCLDLDLRGGGHRVVRWWRPPEPELDVAAGAELLRETLTDAVAARTRDGRVVSADLSGGLDSTPLCALASSGPAEVVALTMTSGDDTDDDLHWAQIALRALPSLKHVVYSAQDLPGFYAGLDEALPLLDEPSVAVMSAPRILSRLRMTHGYGARLHIDGLGGDQVLTGEPGLYHDLLRQRPLTALPLVRGHRLLHRLPLARTVTSLADRRDHRAWFAATRRLVATGEPPRNALFGWDTLPKCGPWLTAEARERVLARFDRALESLEPLAPTRGRHADLAAIRSASRELRMLHQIGGLGLPAAESPFLDDRVLEACLRVRHEGRMTPFEFKPLMKAAMAGIFPDEFLRRRTKTDGTSLAAEGFAAHNDRIVQIWRESRLADLGLIDPEPLVDLVRQPYSTHGPHWGLEMTLAVELWLRSRERALQGVNGGDNRS is encoded by the coding sequence GTGGTCGGCCGCACCAGCCCCTACTTCGCCGTGTTCCCCGACGAGGGTGCTTCCGGGCGTGCGGCCGACCGCCTTCCTCCGGACCACATCCTGGCGAGGCACCGCTCGGGACGGCCCTGGATCGTGGGCTCGCTGCCCGACGACCAGTTCCGACTGGTCGAGGCGGGAGAGCGCCGCCTCGCTGTGATCGGACGCTGCCCGGCAGGTCCCGACCTGCTGCGCGCCGAACTCGACCGGCTCGACGACGTGGCACGGCTCGACCGGATCGCGCACGCACTGCCGGGCAGCTTCCACCTCGTCGCGGTGGTGGGCGACCGGATGCGCGTCCAGGGAACCGCCTCCGGGCTGCGCCGGATCTTCCACGCGCCGGTCGGTTCGGCCCGGGTGGTCTGCGACCGCTCCGACGTCCTGGCCGACCTGCTGGGAGTCGCCCCCGATCCGGACGTCCTGGCGTTGCGGATGTTCAACGCCCTGCCCTACCCGCTCGGCGAGGACTCCGTGTGGCCCGGCGTCGAACCGGTTCCCCCGGGACACTGCCTCGACCTCGACCTGCGGGGCGGCGGCCACCGGGTGGTGCGGTGGTGGCGGCCCCCGGAGCCGGAACTGGACGTCGCCGCCGGGGCGGAACTGCTGCGTGAGACCCTGACCGACGCGGTGGCCGCCCGCACCCGGGACGGCCGGGTGGTCAGCGCCGACCTGTCCGGCGGCCTCGACTCCACCCCGCTGTGCGCGCTGGCCTCCTCCGGCCCCGCCGAAGTCGTCGCCCTGACCATGACCAGCGGCGACGACACCGACGACGACCTGCACTGGGCGCAGATCGCCCTGCGCGCCCTCCCCTCGCTCAAGCACGTCGTGTACTCCGCCCAAGACCTCCCGGGCTTCTACGCGGGACTCGACGAGGCGCTCCCCCTCCTGGACGAGCCGTCGGTGGCCGTCATGAGCGCCCCGCGCATCCTGAGCCGCCTGCGGATGACCCACGGCTACGGGGCGCGCCTGCACATCGACGGCCTGGGCGGCGACCAGGTGCTGACCGGAGAGCCCGGCCTCTACCACGACCTGCTGCGCCAGCGCCCGCTCACCGCGCTTCCCCTGGTCCGCGGACACCGCCTGCTGCACCGGCTGCCCCTGGCCCGGACCGTCACCTCCCTGGCCGACCGCCGCGACCACCGCGCGTGGTTCGCCGCCACCCGACGCCTCGTCGCCACCGGAGAGCCGCCCCGCAACGCGCTGTTCGGCTGGGACACGCTGCCCAAGTGCGGCCCGTGGCTGACCGCCGAGGCCAGGGAGCGCGTCCTGGCCCGCTTCGACCGGGCGCTGGAGTCCCTGGAGCCCCTGGCCCCCACCCGGGGCAGGCACGCCGACCTGGCCGCGATCCGCTCCGCGTCCCGGGAGCTGCGGATGCTCCACCAGATCGGCGGCCTCGGGCTGCCGGCCGCGGAATCCCCCTTCCTCGACGACCGCGTCCTGGAGGCCTGCCTGCGGGTGCGCCACGAGGGGCGGATGACACCGTTCGAGTTCAAGCCCCTGATGAAGGCGGCCATGGCCGGAATCTTCCCCGACGAGTTCCTGCGCCGCCGGACCAAGACCGACGGGACCTCTCTCGCCGCGGAGGGCTTCGCCGCGCACAACGACCGAATAGTCCAGATATGGCGGGAGTCCCGACTGGCGGATCTGGGCCTCATCGATCCGGAGCCGCTGGTGGACCTGGTGCGACAGCCGTACTCGACCCACGGGCCGCACTGGGGTCTGGAGATGACGCTCGCCGTCGAGTTGTGGCTGCGTTCCCGCGAACGCGCTCTACAGGGAGTGAACGGTGGAGACAACAGGAGCTGA
- a CDS encoding keywimysin-related RiPP — protein MQEKKPTQRKKYTTPQIAKAGGFKESTGYKSGRGLELWLFLPRMV, from the coding sequence ATGCAGGAAAAGAAGCCGACGCAGCGCAAGAAGTACACGACCCCGCAGATCGCCAAGGCGGGCGGCTTCAAGGAATCCACCGGCTACAAATCCGGCAGGGGCCTCGAACTCTGGCTCTTCCTGCCCCGAATGGTCTGA
- a CDS encoding PadR family transcriptional regulator — protein MVAMAMPWNWADDNGPVPPRLFGGRGRRSRGGRRHRRAHDLAYRMDVGGPHHRGGFEPPIPPQPPRGPWGASPGGPPFGGPGGPYGFFFGGGGRRPGRRPRARRGDVRTGILLLLTEKPMSGYEIIKESRERSDGAWRPSPGSVYPMLQQLEDEGLVAPAPRGGEGRRRPYELTEEGHAHVAEHAAELTPPWESAARDYEETHAGHAELASLAAQLTAAAAQVSQVGTAEQVERAKRLLAEARRGVYRILAEDDVDGTGNHGAE, from the coding sequence ATGGTTGCCATGGCGATGCCCTGGAACTGGGCGGACGACAACGGACCGGTCCCGCCCCGCCTGTTCGGGGGGCGCGGGAGACGGTCGCGCGGTGGCCGCCGCCACCGCCGCGCCCACGACCTCGCGTACCGGATGGACGTCGGCGGACCGCACCACCGGGGCGGTTTCGAGCCGCCGATCCCGCCCCAGCCGCCGCGCGGTCCGTGGGGGGCCTCCCCCGGCGGCCCGCCCTTCGGCGGCCCCGGAGGCCCGTACGGGTTCTTCTTCGGCGGCGGAGGCCGACGCCCCGGTCGCAGGCCGCGCGCCCGGCGCGGAGACGTGCGCACCGGGATTCTGCTGCTGCTGACCGAGAAGCCGATGAGCGGCTACGAGATCATCAAGGAGAGCCGGGAGCGCAGCGACGGCGCGTGGCGGCCCAGCCCCGGCTCCGTCTACCCGATGCTCCAGCAACTGGAGGACGAGGGGCTGGTCGCTCCCGCGCCACGCGGCGGGGAGGGGCGCAGGCGCCCCTACGAGCTGACCGAGGAGGGGCACGCCCACGTCGCCGAGCACGCCGCGGAGTTGACCCCGCCGTGGGAGAGCGCCGCCCGGGACTACGAGGAGACGCACGCCGGACACGCCGAACTCGCCTCACTGGCCGCCCAGTTGACCGCCGCCGCGGCCCAGGTGTCCCAGGTGGGCACCGCCGAGCAGGTGGAGCGGGCCAAGCGGCTGCTCGCCGAGGCGCGTCGGGGCGTGTACCGCATCCTCGCCGAGGACGACGTCGACGGGACCGGCAACCACGGGGCGGAGTGA
- a CDS encoding TIGR04222 domain-containing membrane protein: protein MVAAIVLGTVSYYLLVTVCYVVTRICYSRVRATGPVRPAVGPDELGPYELALLSGGRPRVGEVAVAELFLTGRIVAWGPGMVARVPDRFRVSFPPLSAVPFVRAPAARLRDGRPFPVDRLVSSVACGDAVTAALWRLRRLGLFLAPGRLRRVAWARRAAWLSQVGLGAAGALAAGFAVGWAVRADSSLVPLLLALLLAYPFLLHVARRVFGGAAGTVGAAALVSGVSAAVGGLVAELLAVVALFAGWCAAYAVYRCTGGRLGPRTVAGDVLLSEARVELASRSAPDGDALLRTVALLGFEGLRGGCPEGWRGTSRTGAPRLSRLVAFGAACGRSFGAPDRGVGGDFGWDGTRGDWVTHGDGLPPAPPLPPRDGRDRRGPSPGRP from the coding sequence ATGGTCGCCGCGATCGTGTTGGGCACGGTGTCGTACTACCTGCTCGTCACGGTCTGCTATGTGGTGACCCGTATCTGTTATTCGCGGGTCCGCGCGACCGGTCCGGTGCGGCCCGCGGTGGGACCGGACGAACTCGGCCCGTACGAACTCGCCCTGCTCTCGGGCGGTCGGCCCCGGGTGGGCGAGGTGGCGGTGGCCGAACTGTTTCTCACCGGGCGGATCGTGGCGTGGGGGCCGGGCATGGTCGCCCGGGTTCCCGACCGCTTCCGGGTGTCCTTCCCACCGCTGTCGGCCGTTCCGTTCGTGCGCGCTCCCGCCGCGCGTCTCCGGGACGGCCGACCGTTTCCGGTGGACCGGTTGGTGTCCTCGGTCGCGTGCGGGGACGCGGTCACCGCGGCGCTGTGGCGGCTGCGTCGGCTGGGGTTGTTCCTGGCGCCCGGGCGGCTGCGCCGGGTCGCGTGGGCGCGCCGGGCGGCATGGCTCTCCCAGGTCGGCCTCGGCGCCGCGGGCGCGCTGGCGGCGGGGTTCGCGGTGGGGTGGGCGGTCCGGGCGGACAGCTCCTTGGTGCCGCTGCTCCTCGCACTGCTCCTGGCCTATCCCTTCCTGCTGCACGTGGCGCGTCGGGTGTTCGGCGGGGCGGCGGGGACGGTGGGCGCCGCGGCCCTGGTGTCGGGGGTGAGCGCGGCCGTCGGAGGACTGGTCGCGGAGCTGCTGGCCGTCGTGGCGCTGTTCGCGGGCTGGTGCGCCGCCTACGCGGTCTACCGGTGCACCGGGGGCAGGCTGGGGCCGCGCACGGTCGCCGGGGACGTCCTGTTGTCCGAGGCCCGTGTGGAACTGGCGTCCCGGTCGGCGCCCGACGGTGACGCACTGCTGCGGACGGTCGCGCTGTTGGGGTTCGAGGGCCTGCGCGGGGGGTGTCCCGAGGGGTGGCGGGGCACGTCGCGGACCGGCGCGCCCCGCCTGTCCCGGCTGGTCGCCTTCGGCGCGGCGTGCGGGCGTTCGTTCGGCGCGCCCGACCGGGGTGTGGGCGGTGACTTCGGTTGGGACGGCACGCGCGGCGACTGGGTGACGCACGGCGACGGACTGCCGCCCGCGCCGCCGCTTCCTCCGCGCGACGGGCGCGACCGCAGGGGGCCGTCGCCCGGACGTCCCTGA
- the ybaK gene encoding Cys-tRNA(Pro) deacylase encodes MSGRGTPATVAAERGGVVFTLHSYEAEGSGSYGEEAAAALGVAPERMFKTLVAEVDGALTVGVVPVAGRLDLKALAAAVGGKRARMADPAAAERATGYVRGGISPLGQRRRLRTVVDSSASKHETVYVSAGRRGLQMELAPDDLVRLTRAGTAPITAGHQGPDFPQPSARG; translated from the coding sequence TTGAGCGGTAGGGGCACTCCGGCCACGGTGGCGGCCGAACGCGGCGGGGTTGTCTTCACCCTGCACTCCTACGAGGCCGAGGGGTCGGGTTCCTACGGGGAGGAGGCCGCCGCGGCTCTGGGGGTGGCGCCCGAGCGGATGTTCAAGACCCTGGTCGCCGAGGTCGACGGCGCGTTGACGGTGGGCGTGGTCCCGGTGGCGGGCAGGCTCGACCTCAAGGCGTTGGCGGCGGCCGTGGGCGGCAAGCGGGCACGGATGGCCGATCCCGCCGCGGCCGAGCGCGCCACCGGGTACGTGCGCGGCGGCATCAGTCCGCTGGGGCAGCGCAGGCGGCTGCGGACCGTGGTCGACTCCTCGGCGTCGAAGCACGAGACCGTCTACGTGTCCGCGGGGCGGCGCGGGCTGCAGATGGAGTTGGCCCCGGACGACCTGGTGCGACTCACCCGGGCGGGGACGGCTCCGATCACCGCGGGACACCAGGGGCCGGATTTCCCGCAGCCCTCGGCCCGGGGCTGA
- a CDS encoding LON peptidase substrate-binding domain-containing protein — protein sequence MSTRLPLFPLGSVLFPGLTLALHVFEDRYLRLVDDLMALPADRPRSFGVVGIRLGHEVGERAAHQMADVGCVAEISAVQHRSDSGLDLVVTGVARFRVEELVEPDEETPYLRAEVSSLPDEIGADAEVWNERVARRFTVYRERLDRIGVSVGETVDLPDKPLELSYSVADALVLDMSDKQALLEAEDAAARLELAAGLLRRENRVLSALRLLPAGRFPQQVINLN from the coding sequence GTGTCCACCAGGCTGCCGCTCTTCCCGCTCGGTTCGGTTCTCTTCCCGGGGCTGACCCTGGCCCTGCACGTGTTCGAGGACCGCTATCTGAGACTGGTCGACGATCTGATGGCGCTGCCCGCCGACCGGCCCCGCTCCTTCGGGGTGGTCGGGATCAGGCTGGGCCACGAGGTGGGCGAACGCGCCGCCCACCAGATGGCCGACGTCGGCTGTGTGGCCGAGATCAGCGCGGTGCAGCACCGTTCCGACTCCGGCCTGGACCTGGTGGTCACGGGAGTGGCGCGGTTCCGGGTGGAGGAGCTGGTCGAGCCCGACGAGGAGACGCCCTACCTGCGCGCTGAGGTCTCCTCGCTGCCCGACGAGATCGGTGCGGACGCCGAGGTGTGGAACGAGCGGGTGGCGCGGCGGTTCACGGTGTACCGCGAGCGCCTCGACCGCATCGGCGTGTCCGTCGGGGAGACCGTCGATCTTCCCGACAAGCCGCTGGAGCTGTCGTACTCGGTGGCCGACGCCCTGGTGCTGGACATGTCCGACAAGCAGGCGCTGCTGGAGGCCGAGGACGCGGCCGCCCGCCTGGAGCTGGCCGCGGGCCTGCTGCGCCGGGAGAACCGGGTGCTGTCGGCGCTTCGCCTGCTGCCCGCGGGGCGGTTCCCGCAGCAGGTGATCAACCTCAACTGA
- a CDS encoding ferritin, whose protein sequence is MTANVHSLEHGLSRFHQLLLDQLRHEFTASQQYVALAAWFDSRDLPQLAGFFYRQALEERDHAMMILRYLVDNDVPVTVPSTDAIQNDFDTPRDLVALALRQERAVTEQFHRLVKAAREENDYTGEQFLQWFLREQVEEVASMSTLLAVMDRANGNLFDVETFVARDMQASPKAEAGAPETAGPATI, encoded by the coding sequence ATGACTGCCAACGTGCACAGCCTCGAACACGGTCTGTCCAGGTTCCACCAGCTCCTCCTCGACCAGCTGCGGCACGAGTTCACCGCCTCGCAGCAGTACGTGGCGCTGGCGGCCTGGTTCGACAGCCGGGACCTGCCGCAACTGGCGGGGTTCTTCTACCGCCAGGCGCTCGAGGAGCGCGACCACGCGATGATGATCCTGCGGTACCTGGTCGACAACGACGTGCCCGTCACGGTTCCGTCGACCGACGCCATCCAGAACGACTTCGACACCCCGCGTGACCTGGTGGCGCTCGCCCTGCGGCAGGAGCGCGCGGTCACCGAGCAGTTCCACCGGCTGGTCAAGGCCGCGCGGGAGGAGAACGACTACACCGGTGAGCAGTTCCTCCAGTGGTTCCTCAGGGAGCAGGTCGAGGAGGTCGCCTCGATGTCCACGCTGCTGGCGGTCATGGACCGCGCCAACGGCAACCTGTTCGACGTCGAGACCTTCGTGGCCCGGGACATGCAGGCGTCGCCGAAGGCGGAGGCCGGCGCCCCCGAGACAGCGGGACCTGCGACGATCTGA
- the hisD gene encoding histidinol dehydrogenase — protein MISRIDLRGNPADPRESLPRAETDVASAVEKIRPICEDVRHRGVEALVELGERFDGVRPAHIRVPKEAVDAALADLDPAVRAALEESIRRARLVHRDQRRTDTTTRVVPGGTVTERWVPVDRVGLYVPGGRAVYPSSVVMNVVPAQEAGVASLAVASPPQADFGGLPHPTILAACALLGVEEVYAVGGAQAVAMFAYGAGECARADMVTGPGNIWVAAAKRLLRGVIGIDSEAGPTEIAILADDTADPGYVAADLISQAEHDVVAASVLVTPSEDLAERVEAELAARVPATRHSERITRALGGPQSGIVVVDDLDHGLAVVNAYAPEHLEVMTADARAVAARVRNAGAVFVGDHSPVSLGDYCAGSNHVLPTGGCACHSSGLSVQSFLRGIHVVEYDRAALAEVAHHVVALSRAEDLPAHGEAVTARIPLEEQQA, from the coding sequence GTGATCTCCCGAATCGATCTCCGAGGCAACCCCGCAGACCCGCGCGAGTCGCTGCCGCGCGCCGAGACCGACGTCGCGTCCGCGGTCGAGAAGATCCGTCCCATCTGCGAGGACGTCCGCCATCGCGGAGTCGAGGCGCTGGTCGAACTGGGAGAGCGTTTCGACGGGGTGCGTCCCGCCCACATCAGGGTCCCCAAGGAGGCCGTCGACGCCGCGCTCGCCGACCTCGACCCGGCGGTGCGCGCGGCCCTGGAGGAGTCGATCCGCCGCGCCCGCCTGGTCCACCGCGACCAGCGTCGCACCGACACCACCACCCGGGTCGTCCCCGGAGGCACGGTCACCGAACGCTGGGTGCCCGTCGACCGGGTCGGGCTGTACGTGCCCGGCGGACGCGCCGTCTACCCCTCCAGCGTCGTCATGAACGTCGTGCCCGCCCAGGAGGCGGGGGTGGCGTCCCTGGCCGTGGCCTCCCCGCCGCAGGCCGACTTCGGCGGCCTGCCGCACCCCACCATCCTGGCCGCCTGCGCCCTGCTCGGCGTCGAGGAGGTCTACGCCGTGGGCGGTGCCCAGGCCGTCGCCATGTTCGCCTACGGCGCGGGCGAGTGCGCCCGGGCCGACATGGTCACCGGCCCCGGCAACATCTGGGTCGCCGCCGCCAAGCGCCTGCTCAGGGGCGTCATCGGCATCGACTCCGAGGCCGGGCCCACCGAGATCGCCATTCTCGCCGACGACACCGCCGACCCCGGCTACGTCGCCGCCGACCTGATCAGCCAGGCCGAACACGACGTCGTCGCCGCCTCGGTGCTCGTCACCCCCTCCGAGGACCTCGCCGAGCGGGTCGAGGCCGAACTCGCCGCGCGGGTGCCCGCCACCAGGCACAGCGAACGCATCACCCGGGCCCTGGGCGGCCCCCAGTCCGGCATCGTCGTGGTCGACGACCTCGACCACGGACTGGCCGTCGTCAACGCCTACGCCCCCGAACACCTCGAGGTCATGACCGCCGACGCCCGGGCCGTCGCCGCCCGGGTGCGCAACGCCGGAGCGGTCTTCGTCGGCGACCACTCCCCGGTGTCCCTGGGCGACTACTGCGCGGGCTCCAACCACGTGCTGCCCACCGGCGGCTGCGCCTGCCACTCCTCCGGGCTGAGCGTGCAGAGCTTCCTGCGCGGCATCCACGTCGTCGAGTACGACCGCGCGGCACTGGCCGAGGTCGCCCACCACGTGGTGGCCCTCTCCCGGGCCGAGGACCTTCCCGCGCACGGCGAGGCCGTCACCGCGCGCATCCCGCTGGAGGAGCAGCAGGCGTGA
- a CDS encoding histidinol-phosphate transaminase has protein sequence MSDPGPTGFGLDDLPLRDDLRGQSPYGAPQLTVRAVLNTNENPYPPSARLAEAIGRAAAEAATGLNRYPDRDAVQLRQALADYLGHGVDAANVWAANGSNEVLQQILQAFGGPGRRAVGFEPSYSMHPIIARGTATEWVPVPRTAEFAVDVDDAVAAVKEHQPAVVFLTSPNNPTGTALPLRTVEAVASAAPGVVVVDEAYAEFRREGTPSALSLLPSHPNVIVSRTMSKAFALAGARLGYLAAHPAVVDALQLVRLPYHLSAVTQAVALTALAHADELLGAVDQLRAERDALVDWLRGHGFAVADSDANFVLFGRFPDRSAVFEGMLERGVLIREVGPPEWLRVTVGTPEEMAVFRDALLAVVGRA, from the coding sequence GTGAGCGACCCCGGACCCACCGGCTTCGGCCTGGACGACCTGCCCCTCCGCGACGACCTGCGCGGACAGTCCCCCTACGGCGCCCCCCAGTTGACGGTCCGCGCCGTCCTCAACACCAACGAGAACCCGTACCCGCCGTCGGCCCGGCTGGCCGAGGCGATCGGCCGCGCCGCCGCCGAGGCCGCCACCGGCCTCAACCGCTACCCCGACCGCGACGCCGTCCAACTGCGTCAGGCGCTGGCCGACTACCTCGGCCACGGGGTCGACGCCGCCAACGTGTGGGCCGCCAACGGCTCCAACGAAGTCCTCCAGCAGATCCTGCAGGCCTTCGGCGGTCCCGGACGCAGGGCCGTGGGCTTCGAGCCGTCCTACTCCATGCACCCGATCATCGCGCGCGGCACCGCCACCGAGTGGGTGCCGGTGCCGCGGACCGCGGAGTTCGCCGTGGACGTCGACGACGCCGTGGCCGCGGTCAAGGAGCACCAGCCCGCGGTGGTGTTTTTGACCTCGCCCAACAACCCCACCGGGACCGCGCTGCCGCTGCGGACCGTCGAGGCGGTCGCGTCGGCCGCCCCCGGCGTCGTCGTGGTCGACGAGGCCTACGCCGAGTTCCGTCGCGAGGGCACCCCCAGCGCGCTGTCGCTGCTGCCGTCCCACCCCAACGTCATCGTCTCGCGCACCATGTCCAAGGCGTTCGCCCTGGCCGGAGCGCGCCTCGGCTACCTCGCCGCGCACCCGGCGGTCGTCGACGCCCTGCAACTGGTGCGGCTGCCCTACCACCTGTCGGCCGTCACCCAGGCGGTGGCGCTCACCGCCCTGGCCCACGCCGACGAACTGCTGGGCGCGGTCGACCAGTTGCGCGCCGAACGCGACGCGCTCGTCGACTGGCTGCGCGGCCACGGCTTCGCGGTCGCCGACTCCGACGCCAACTTCGTGCTGTTCGGCCGCTTCCCCGACCGCTCCGCGGTGTTCGAGGGCATGCTGGAGCGGGGGGTGCTCATCCGCGAGGTGGGACCGCCCGAGTGGCTGCGCGTCACCGTCGGCACCCCCGAGGAGATGGCCGTCTTCCGCGACGCGCTGCTCGCGGTGGTCGGCCGCGCCTGA
- the hisB gene encoding imidazoleglycerol-phosphate dehydratase HisB — MSRIGRVERATNETKVLVEIDLDGTGAADISTGVGFYDHMLHQLAKHGLFDLTVRTEGDLHIDSHHTMEDTALALGAAFREALGDKAGIRRFADAKVPLDEALAEVTVDVSGRPYLVHSEPEGMAPVIGRDYDTTMTRHIFESFVAQARVALHVHVPYGRNAHHIVECQFKALARALRFACESDPRVTGVPSTKGAL, encoded by the coding sequence ATGAGCCGCATCGGCCGCGTCGAACGCGCCACCAACGAGACCAAGGTCCTGGTCGAGATCGATCTCGACGGCACCGGTGCCGCCGACATCTCCACCGGTGTCGGCTTCTACGACCACATGCTCCACCAGCTCGCCAAGCACGGACTGTTCGACCTGACCGTGCGCACCGAGGGCGACCTGCACATCGACTCCCACCACACCATGGAGGACACCGCCCTCGCCCTCGGCGCGGCCTTCCGCGAGGCCCTGGGCGACAAGGCCGGGATCCGCCGCTTCGCCGACGCCAAGGTCCCCCTGGACGAGGCGCTCGCCGAGGTCACCGTCGACGTCTCGGGACGGCCCTACCTGGTGCACTCCGAACCCGAGGGCATGGCCCCGGTCATCGGCCGCGACTACGACACCACGATGACCCGGCACATCTTCGAGTCCTTCGTCGCCCAGGCCCGCGTCGCCCTGCACGTCCACGTACCCTATGGGCGCAACGCCCACCACATCGTGGAATGCCAGTTCAAGGCGCTGGCCCGCGCCCTGCGGTTCGCCTGCGAGAGCGACCCCCGCGTCACCGGGGTGCCCTCCACCAAGGGCGCGCTGTGA
- the hisH gene encoding imidazole glycerol phosphate synthase subunit HisH, which yields MQPRVVILDYGSGNLRSAQRAVERVGAHVTVTGDPHAALEADGLVVPGVGAFEACMKGLRAARGDRVIGKRLAGGRPVLGICVGMQVLFERGVEHGVTTTGCGEWPGTVDRLDAPVVPHMGWNTVAAPADSALFAGIDEGERFYFVHSYGVRTWEMEATSPHLKPPLVTWSTHGAPFVAAVENGPLWATQFHPEKSGDAGARLLANWVATL from the coding sequence GTGCAGCCACGCGTCGTCATCCTCGACTACGGATCGGGCAACCTGCGTTCGGCGCAGCGCGCAGTGGAGCGCGTCGGCGCCCACGTCACCGTCACCGGCGACCCGCACGCCGCACTGGAGGCCGACGGACTCGTCGTGCCCGGCGTGGGCGCGTTCGAGGCCTGCATGAAAGGGCTGCGCGCCGCCCGGGGCGACCGGGTCATCGGCAAGCGCCTGGCCGGCGGCCGTCCAGTACTGGGCATCTGCGTGGGCATGCAGGTCCTGTTCGAGCGGGGCGTCGAACACGGCGTCACCACCACCGGCTGCGGCGAGTGGCCCGGAACCGTGGACCGGCTCGACGCGCCCGTCGTCCCGCACATGGGCTGGAACACCGTGGCCGCGCCCGCCGACTCCGCGCTGTTCGCCGGGATCGACGAAGGCGAGCGCTTCTACTTCGTCCACTCCTACGGCGTGCGCACCTGGGAGATGGAGGCCACCAGCCCGCACCTGAAGCCGCCGCTGGTCACCTGGTCCACCCACGGCGCCCCCTTCGTGGCGGCCGTGGAGAACGGCCCGCTGTGGGCCACCCAGTTCCACCCGGAGAAGTCCGGCGACGCGGGGGCCCGGCTGCTCGCCAACTGGGTCGCGACACTGTGA